Below is a window of Streptomyces genisteinicus DNA.
TCGCACCGCCGCCGGCGACCTCCTCGGAGGTCTTCAGCGAGGTCAGGAAGACGACGGCGAGGGGCAGCAGCACGACGAGCGAGGCGGCGACCAGGGAGAGGTGGACCAGGATGCCGCCCAGCCGGGGCCGGCGGCGTGCGGTCGGCGGGGGCGGGGGCGGGGGTTGCGAGGTCATACGAGGTCCACCTTCTCGTCGGGCACGAGGCGGCGCTGGATCCAGGTGATCAGCAGGATGATCAGCAGCAGCACGACCGCCGCGGCCGATGCCAGGCCCGTCTTGTTGAACTGGAAGGCCAGCTTCACCGTCTGGATCACGAAGGTCGAGGTACCGGTCGCGCCACCGGTCATGATGTAGGGGATCTCGAACACCGACAGGGAGCCGGAGATCGCCAGGATGATGCTGAGGCTCAGCACGGGTTTGATGCTCGGGGCGATGATGTGGCGGAACTGCTGCCACCGGGAGGCGCCGTCCAGTTGGGCCGCCTCGTAGAGCTCGCCGGGGATGGACTGGATCGCGCCCAGGAAGAGGACGAAGTTCAGTCCGGTGAACCGCCACACGGACACGCCCGCGAGAGAGGTGTTGGCGGAGGTGGGATCGCCGAGCCAGGCGTGGTCGGTCTCCGCGCCGAACCAGGAGAGCACGGAGTCGAGGGTGCCGCCGTCCTGGAAGAAGTAGAGGAACACGAAGCCGATGGCGACGCCGTTGATCAGGTAGGGGAAGAAGAGGATCCCCTTGAACAGGTTGCGGAACCGCAGGTCGAAGCTGAGCACGGTCGCGAAGTACAGCGCCACGGCGATCTGGAACGCGGACGCGGCGAGGTAGTAGAAGCTCACGAAGAACACCCGGAACAGTTCCGGCCGGGTGAAGATCTGCGTGTAGTTGTCCACGCCGGTGAAGTTCCGGTCGGGGCTCACCCCGTCCCAGTCGGTGAAGCTGTAGTAGACCATGTTCGCCACCGGCACATAGGTGAACGTCACCAGCAGTGCCAGCGGAGCCAGCAGGAACAGCCACGGGGTGATCCGCTGCAGCGCCGGGCGCCGGGCGGAGCGCTGCTGCGGGCGGTTCGCGGGGCCGCGGGCGGCCCGGCGGCCGGCGGCGGGAGTCTTGGCGGTCACTGCGTCGGTCGTCTCGGTCATTCTCGGGGCCTTTCGTCGTCCGCTCGCGCGGCGGCGGGGGCCCCGGCCGGTGTCGGTGCGGCCGGGGCCCGCCTCTGCCGGCTGTCAGGAACCGGCGGTCTTCGCGGCTTCGTCCCACTTCTTGTCGAGCTCGGCGAAGTAGTCCTGGAGACTGCCCTGCTGAGCCCCGCGTGCGATGTCGACCAGCTTCTGCCGGTAGTCCTGCTTGGCGAGGCCGATCTCCGCGGCGTTGTCGATGGCGTTCACCGTGCCGGTCTTCGCCTCGGAGCGCTCGACGAAGGTGACATCGTTGTCAACAAAGGCCTTCAGCGTGTCCGGCATGGGATCGGCCTTCAGGGCTGGCACGGCGCCCTCCTCGGCGGCGTATCCCGACTTCGCCGTGAACCAGTCGATCCAGGCGCGGGCGGCCTCCTTGTGCTCGGAGTGGATGTTCACGGCCTGCTGGTAGTCCGAGGTGAGGGTGGCGCAGAACTTTCCGTCCTTCTGGACGGGGAACGGCATGAAGCCGATGTCGTCGGCGCTGCCGCCCGCCGTCTCGGCCGCCGCCTGCATCTGGGTGATCGACCAGGAGCCCAGCATCATGGTGCCGATGGTGCCCTTGGCGAGCAGGTTCTTGGACTCCTCCCAGTTGGTCGTGGAGGGGTCCTTCTCGATGAGGCCGCCCTTGACGGTGTCGTGCAGCAGGGTGTCGATGACGTTGAGCTCGCTGCCCTGCTTCCACGGCGAGACCGCGCCGGCGAGGCTGTTGTTCGCCTCGGTGTCACAGGTCACCGAGCCGATGTTGGCGCTCCACTGCGTCAGCGGCCAGCCGTCCTTGAAGTTGGTGTAGTAGGGCGTGGCACCGGTCCGTTCCTTGATCGCCCCCAGCGCGGCGAGGAACTCCTGCGGCGTCGTCGGCCACTCGGTGACGCCGGCCTCCTCCCAGACCGCCTTGTTGTAGATGAAGCCGTTGGCGGTGCCGAACTGGGCGATGCCGTAGACCTTGCCGTTCACATCGGTCTTGTCGCTGAAGCGGTAGGTGCCGCTCAGCTCGTCCGTCGCGCCCAGCGGGGCGAAGAACTTCGGGTAGTCGTTCTTGGCGACGGCCCCCGGGATCATCAGGACGTCACCGTAGTTCTCGGTGTTCATCCGGATCTTGACCTCGCCCTCGTAGTCGGTGAGGCCCTCGAACTTCACCTTCACCTTGGGGTAGGTCTTCGCGAACTCGGCCGCATAGGCCTCCATCGACCCGTCCTTGACCAGGTCCGTGCGGTGGGTCAGGACGGTGATGGTGCCGGAGACCTTCGCGGGATCGGTGGGCGCCGACGCCGTCTCCGTGGATGCGGTGCCTCCGCCACCGCACCCCGCGACGGTCATCGCGGTGACGACGGCCAGTGCGCCGACAAGGGTCTTCTTCTTCCCCATGTGCCCTACTCCTCAAGGATGGCGGCTCAGCTCTACGGGTGGGATGTCGGCACTATGGCAGGCCGGTGTGAACCGGTAAAGCTCTGATTTCCACCGCGATGCGCAATCGTTACCGGTGGTGCCGACGGATCCTCGACGTCAGGGCAGGTCAGCGGCGCACACCGTGTGAGCCCCGGTGCTTGACCGGTTTATGGACAGGAGCCGATCACCGCGTTACGTTGAGCGCCGTTGTCCGCAATCCGGCCTGCGTCACGGCGATTGGAGCCGCACCATGAAGGACGTCACCCAGCTCACCGACGGCTGGCACCTGCTTCACGACGGGGAGTCGCTGCCGGCGGCGGTCCCCGGCTGCGTCCACACCGATCTGCTCGCGGCCGGCCTGATCGAGGACCCGTACATCGGCGAGCGCGAGAAGGAGGTGGCGTGGATCGGCCGCCGCGACTGGACCTACCGCACCGATGTCGCGCACGGCAGCACCCACGAGCGCACCGACCTCGTCTTCGAAGGGCTGGACACCGCCGCGCGGATCACCTTCGGCGGCCGGGAGCTCGGCACCACCCGCAACATGCACCGCGCCTACCGCTTCGACGTCACGGGGCTGACGGGCGGGCTGGAGGTGCACTTCACCTCCGCCTACGACGAGGCCGAAGCCGTACGGCAGGTGACCGGAAGCCGGCCCAACGTCTATCCGGAGCCCTCCCAGTACATCCGCAAGATGGCCTGCAACTTCGGCTGGGACTGGGGGCCGACGCTGGTCACGGCGGGCATCTGGCGGCCGGCCCGCCTGGAGCACTGGTCCGTGGCGCGCGTCGCCTCCGTCCGGCCGCTGGTCACCGTCGAGGACGGCACGGGCCGTGTCGAGGTCCGCCTGGCCGTCGAGCGCACCGCCACCGGCGCCGGCCGCGCGCTGACCGCCCGCGCCGCCGTGGACGGCCGCACGGCGGAGGTCTCCTTCGACGGCGACGAGGCGGTGATCCTGCTCGACGTCCCCGGCGCCCGCCTCTGGTGGCCCCGCGGCTACGGCGACCAGGCCCTCCACGACCTCGACGTCACGCTCTCGGCAGGCGACGGCACGGTGCTCGACACCTGGCACCGCAGGATCGGCTTCCGCACGGTCGCACTGGACAGGTCCGCCGACGAGCACGGCACCGGCTTCACCCTCGTCGTCAACGGTGAGCGGATCTTCGCGCGCGGCGTCAACTGGATCCCCGACGACGCCTTCCCCTCCCGCATCACCCCGGAGCGCTACCGCACCCGCCTCCGGCAGGCGGTGGACGCCAACATCGACCTCGTCAGGATCTGGGGCGGCGGCATCTACGAGGACGAGGCCTTCTACGACGCCTGCGACGAACTGGGCCTCATGGTCTGGCAGGACTTCCTCTTCGCCTGCTCCGCCTACCCCGAGGAGCAGCCGCTGCGCGGAGAGATCGAGGCCGAGGCGCGCGACAACGTTGTCCGGCTCATGCCGCACGCCTCCC
It encodes the following:
- a CDS encoding ABC transporter substrate-binding protein, which gives rise to MGKKKTLVGALAVVTAMTVAGCGGGGTASTETASAPTDPAKVSGTITVLTHRTDLVKDGSMEAYAAEFAKTYPKVKVKFEGLTDYEGEVKIRMNTENYGDVLMIPGAVAKNDYPKFFAPLGATDELSGTYRFSDKTDVNGKVYGIAQFGTANGFIYNKAVWEEAGVTEWPTTPQEFLAALGAIKERTGATPYYTNFKDGWPLTQWSANIGSVTCDTEANNSLAGAVSPWKQGSELNVIDTLLHDTVKGGLIEKDPSTTNWEESKNLLAKGTIGTMMLGSWSITQMQAAAETAGGSADDIGFMPFPVQKDGKFCATLTSDYQQAVNIHSEHKEAARAWIDWFTAKSGYAAEEGAVPALKADPMPDTLKAFVDNDVTFVERSEAKTGTVNAIDNAAEIGLAKQDYRQKLVDIARGAQQGSLQDYFAELDKKWDEAAKTAGS
- a CDS encoding carbohydrate ABC transporter permease translates to MTETTDAVTAKTPAAGRRAARGPANRPQQRSARRPALQRITPWLFLLAPLALLVTFTYVPVANMVYYSFTDWDGVSPDRNFTGVDNYTQIFTRPELFRVFFVSFYYLAASAFQIAVALYFATVLSFDLRFRNLFKGILFFPYLINGVAIGFVFLYFFQDGGTLDSVLSWFGAETDHAWLGDPTSANTSLAGVSVWRFTGLNFVLFLGAIQSIPGELYEAAQLDGASRWQQFRHIIAPSIKPVLSLSIILAISGSLSVFEIPYIMTGGATGTSTFVIQTVKLAFQFNKTGLASAAAVVLLLIILLITWIQRRLVPDEKVDLV